Below is a genomic region from Candidatus Obscuribacterales bacterium.
CTATTAGTTTGCCTACTTCGACCATGTCTTTGTGTTGGAGCTGCATTTCACTCATGCCGGCGTCGCGAGCGGCTTGAATGAAATTCACTCCAGCTTCAATGCGCGATCTGACAGTAGACTTGCCGGAGTAGCTACCTAGAATTGAATAAGCTGTGCCGGCTTGTCTTATATGTCCGCTACTGGTCAGAGTCTGAATGCCTGCCTTAATATCTTGATTGAGTGTCGGCAATTCAGCGCCGTTCGACTTGACGTAGACTTGCGTGATCACGTCCACATCTTGAGCATCTAGACTGTTGGACAAATTTCCAAGCGTCGAACTTAGCTCGGCACCTTCCAATCCGGCAACGCCAGGTTGTGCTTGTATATAAGCAGATACTGCTCTAATAGCTTTTGCTTGCTGACCTTTGTTCATGGACATAATCCATGGATTGCCTGCGGCAGCTCTATTCTGAACGGTTGGTTTCATAGCAAGCGAAGATAAGTTATCACCGACGGTGCCATAGGATGCATTCCATGGTGAATCAGGTCTTTGAGTATCAACCATCATCGAGTCGACATCAGCCTGTCTGTCGCCGCTCCAATCGCCGTGCATTTGCCTGAGCATCGCAGTATAGTCGTTGCCCTTCTCATTGCGATAATAAGCCTCGGCACCTTCAACGGCATAACGCTGCGCACCCTCACGTGCACGGAATTTACCGATTGTAGATTCTTTATAGTCTTTGCCTTCGATATTTGCTCTCTGTAAGTCACCGGATTGCGGAGCATCGTATCCCATTTTCTGGGAACCATGTTCAGCTGTGTGCTTAGCCAAATCATTGCTATTAATAAGTCTAGCGCTGGCGCCGACAAGAACACGTCTACCGATGTCTTCCTGGCTTGAGCCTTGCGGAATATTTATTTGCTTCAAATCACTCTTACTGTCAAAGACGTAACCTGCCTTATCATTTTCACCATAAGCAATTCCAACATCGCCATCCGCGATATCACCGACGAAGCTACCGATGTCATTCTTGAATTTGGTCTTCGGTCCAAAGATATCAGCGGCATTGAAAGCTGTTTGAGCTTGTTTGCCAGGCGGCATTGCGCCTGCACCTACGCCTCCAGGTCCGCCACCAATAGTTGGTCCTTGTCCTGTAAGCGGAGTACCTGTAGCACCAGCTGAAGCAGTTGTCGCACCCGCGCTTGAGAAAGTAGCGCCACCACCACCAAGTCCCGGTGTCGGTCCCGGAGTTGGATTGGGTCCACCGCCTGGCGTTCCTGGAGCAGAAGGTCCACCCAATCCAAGTATTCTCGGACCAGGCAATCCCAGAGGTTGCCCAGGCGTATTAGTTGCAGCAGCGGATCCGGCAGTTGCAAGAGCAGGTCCGGTACCACCAGCGGCGGCACCAGCCGGCATAGCCTGATTGGCACCGTAAGCGGCAAATGCCGGCGAAGCACTGGCATTAATTGTGCTGGAAGATGGTACTGGTGTAGGTCCGCCTTGCACGCCTTTCCACAGGCTGGAAACAGCACCGGCAGCTACTCCTGGAACACCTCTAACTTTATCGATAATGTCTTTTGCATCAAGGAAAGAAAGTTTTGGTTCAATCGAGCCGGACATCATGAATGCCGGCCCTTGAATCATCAATTGCAAAATTCCAAGCACAAGCAAAATTTTGCCCCAAGGATTATTTGCTGAATTCAAGACAATAATGAGCAGCCTAAATAATGCAAGCCAGACAAAAGTCCAGAGACTTACAATCACGAAGCTGTACATGTACTTAACTGTAAAGCTTTCAGTGTCAGGCACTGCGAAAAATACAATGAACAAAGGCGCGAACATATATTGAGCAATGAGAATTGCTGTTTGAACTGCCTTGAGCATGAGAATTACAAGCAATTGCCCAATGATGATTGCTGTTAAAAGACCAAAAATAAGTTCGGCGGCAAATGAAACCGTACCGCCTACCGCACCTAATACCCAACCGCCGAAGCCGACGTTGGTACCCACTGTACCCATGACTGGCGCCAAGGCTGAAACCAATCCGGCTGCAGTGTCAACCAGACCTGCTTTGATGATGGTGACTATAGCTTGATCAAATTCAGCCATGCTGTCTGCAGTGTTAAACCAAATAGCTTTGATCATCTGGTTGGCTAATTCAGTAACGAATGAATAGACGGTCGGCCAAGCAAGCAATACGCCGGCAGTAGAGATGAGGCGCATGACAGAACCCATCGGGTTGAGCATGCCTCTCCAATTAGCTTCTGCCCAATACTTCCAAATACAAAGTATGAACAGCAAGAGCAAAAGATCTATGGCGATGGACATCATGATGTCGGCCATCTTGTGCACCGACAATGAGATGTCGTCTTTCCCTTGCGCAACGTTGTTGGCAATATTTGGGTTCAAAACGAATGTAGCAAGAGCTCCTGTAAGGAAGCGCACTACGTCGCACATCCATCCAGTAATAAACTCATAAAGCCATTTGCCGAATAGTTGACCAATGCCTGCAAACAGGTTATCGAAAATGTCATCTGTGTACCACTGGTGCAAGCCGTTGTAGACGTCATTGCCCATGCCCATTGGATTGGTTAAGTCCCAAGTGACTTTCCAGTCCATGTTTTGTTCAGCAGCCTGCTGAGCTAAATTTGTCGCCTCACCATGACCTTGCGGAAAATTAGGCACATTGTGGTCATATGGTTTTGGTGGCGTTGTTTCGTAAGCCGGATCACTCGAGTCACTGCTGGTGCCTGAGCTGCCACCGGCAGATGGATTTTGACTGTTGATTGGATCGTTCCAAGAACTTTGCACACCTGGTTTTGTTTGCGCCAAACATGAAGAGGCAAAAACAAAATAAGGGGCACACACCAACAAAAGCATAACTAGAGCAGAAGCTTGGCGCTTCCACCCTGTCAATTTCGTGTGTATTCCTGGAAATTTCATTAGTTAAAAAACTTTTGTCGCCTTAAGTGGGGAAAACCGCCTTAAAGGCATCGGGCCGGTACCAGCTTTTGATACCGACCCGATTGGGAAACGGTTTAGAGACCGCCGCCCAGTCCGCCGAAGTTGTTGATGGCGAACGTGCCAATTAAGTGGACGGCAGTAGGACCGCCGAAACCGATACCGAGACCTTTGGCGACGTTCATGGCAGATTCACCACCATCACGGCTACCGAAGGCAACCTTCATACCAGCGACGGATGAAGGAATTGTCGATAAAGCAGTTGAAACTCTGGAGATGTCTCTTGCGGAGTCATATCCGAAGTCGGCCAACTGACCCACTTCATTGGACTGCCCGTAGCGAGGGTCTACCGGGGGACCCACTAGTCCTTGCGCATGGGCTACTTGATCGTAGACACCAATTGCAATTAGGAGCAGTTGAGGGGCCAGTAGAAAGCCCACGCGACAGGCAACCTTGAAGGCGCGCGAAGAAGTTACCTTCTTCGTTATTGCTGTTACTTTAGGAACCATTTGTAACCTCCTTGTTTAGGTTGATGTGTCCTGTAGCGTCTGGAATAAAACTTAGTTTTTCAAAACCTTGCCGTGTACATCGGCATTTCTCTGGTAGCCGTCACTAGCCGAAGTTGGCAGATAGGTTCCCGGAGCGTAACCGACGTTCTTGTCATAGCTAGCCAATTGAGCCGGAGTTGCATCAAGCGCACTTGGTGCTTTCTTTCTCATTAGCTTGGCATTGACAGAAGTTGTATGGTGCCCACGATGCGCAATAATCGGACGAGCCGTCAGCGGCTTCGATTTAGCTTGCGCCATCATTGGTTTTACTTCGGCAGGCGGAATAGCCGGCTGACCAAAGGCACTGTTAAACTCTACTTTCGGAGTGACCGTTGTGAATGCCGGACGCGCAGCTACTTGCTCACGGCTCTTCGGCTTTTCCAACATGCTTGGATCAAGACCCAAGAAGTTGGCACCTTTCGGTACGCTGCCGCTTTGTACGGCATGACTCATTTGAGGAACCTTCGGCTCTTCCGTTTTGTAATAGTTGGGAGCAAAACTGAAGCGAGCTCCAGCTCTTTGTTGAGCATTAGCCGGATTGACTGCTATCAACATAGCTGTCAACGCCAGTGCACTCATTGCAAAATATTTGATGTTCATATTTGTCTTACTCATGGATTATCTTCCGCCCCCTGCGATTCCGCCAAAGCCAATGCCAGGTCCAAGAAATGTTGTTGGTATTTTCAGGAGTCCTGGAATCGAGCTGAAGGCATTAGAAGCTCCGCCGCGACGTGTATCACGTCTGACTATTGGATTGGTCGAACCACCAGTTAGTGTTTGTGACTGACCAAAGCCAGGACCATCACTAATTGGGGAATTGACCGCCACCATACCTTGGTTGACCATATTTTGTGCGGCTTGGTTCGGTATCGGGTTGGTGCCCATAGGAACCAAATATGGATTAGTTCCGCCCATGTTGGCGTTGATTTGATTCAGTTGCGCTTGGTTGTTTGGAAAAGCCGGCATTGCAGCTCTTCCATGCATTGAATCATTCATTGCCTTTTGCATTTGCTTATAAGGATTGTTGTTTGCACCGGCTTGATAGTCAGGCACTAGTCCAGGCACATTTGCCGAATCCGGTGTTGTGTCAAAACTAGATTGACTGTGCGATTGGTTGCGAGCCATTCTTGCAGCCACTGCCGGATCAACAGGCACAACTTCTGGGGGAAGAAGTGAATCTTGATCCATACCAAGACCCTGTGCAAAGGCACCATAAGAAATAGAGCCAAGCAAAACAAAAGACAAAGGAAGTGCAGCAAGCTTGCGCTTGGCGTTTCCTTTCATTTGTATGTTGGTCAGTTTCATTTGGTTTTTCCTTGAAATGCTTCCCTGGGGGAGCTATTAGGTTGCAGATTTTAGGCTATTCACTATCCTGTGAGAAGCGGGGGAATTCCCATCTGAGTGGGAGTCTTCCCATTAGCCCTGTCTAAAAATTGGTCAGGACTGCATAAGGCAAGAGCAATTGATCTTGCTTCTGCGGGTTGGTGTTGGATGGGTCAAACTGCATGTAAGGAAAACCGAAATCGGTTGTCTTGCTGCTGTATTGCGGTTCACGTCTCATACCTTGACCAAATTCATAAGCTTGGCGGGCATTGAGAGGTGCCATCGGGTTATCACGCGTGGAGCTCAAGCCGTAGTCTTGCAGCGCAGTCCCTGTAGGGATCGTGCAGCAATCGCCGGCGCTGAAGCGTCTGCCGCCGCCCAAGTCGATTGAACTTGAACGAAGACCGTCGCCAGTTGGCACGCCGTAAGGCACGCCCCAACCAGCCCATGGACCAAGTCTAGTTACTTCATCCTGGCTGCCGTCGCCGCCGCCGCCCAATACTGAGTTGCGACCACGATAACCCCATTGGTGTGATTCCTGACCACCACGTCTAACCGTTGGGATAGATGTGTAGTAGCCACCAGTACCGGGAATGCCACCACCAGGATTGATGTTTTCAATCTGTGCCGGGTTGAATGAACCGTAAGGAGCCGTCATCGGACCAGGATCCACACCAGGAGTGGAAGGTGGAGCTGGAATGAAAGGCGTAAGCATCGGTCCTAGAACACCTGGCGGTGTAACAACTGATGGCGTAACCGGCAATGGAACACCGGAGGAAGCAACACCAGCTGTGTTGGCTGGAATATTGGTTACCCAAGGCTTCAATTCAGGTGAGCCACCCATACCGGGCGTCACCGGCGCCGACGTTGGTCCATCGCCTACTGCGGGCGGTTGACCTTCCGGCGGGCAAACGAATGGCGGTGAGGATAAAGCACCCGAAATAAGCGGGTCACGCAACATCGATGCCGATTGCGCGTGAGCTGCCTGCGCTGCAGCGAGTACTGCAAGTGGGAGCATTATTCTAGTCATTGTCTTGAACATAATTGGCCTCCTGGAGCCGATTAGCGCTTAACCAATGTGGTTTGCGGACGAAGTGGGGGATTACGACGATTCCATCTCTGGCGATTGCCATAAAGGTTTTGAGTTTCAGTAGCATTGGGCAAGTTAGGATCTCTATTGCTTGTTGCATACATAGAAACTGATTGTGAATTTGCTGTTGGACGAATACCGGATTGAGATTGCGTTGGTTTAATTACCGCAACATCTTTCAAATATTGTCCGAAGTCATAAAGCTGTGTGCCGGTGCCATGATCAACACCAAGGTCTCTTGTCTTTTGCGAGGCCCAACGTTGAATTGGCGGGTTGCCCATAAGACCACCCTGCGGTTGAATATTGGTTACTTCAACAGGAGGCATTGCACCTGCGTCTTTTGCATATATAGGACCCGGATCCGGTCCTTTCAAAAGAGGTGCAGATGGTGGCATGTCGGTTGAGCGCGCATAGTCTTTACTTTCACTACCATCAAGAAGTGGAAATTGCATATGCGTCGGCGGTAAAAATGGAGCACCCCAATCACCAGGATTGATACCAACGGAAGTCGGTCCATCACCCCAAGCAGGCATCTGGCTCATTGGAGCTTCCTGATAAGGCTCAGTCACCATCGTCCCTGGAATATAGGGATTGCGGAGAGTTTCGTTTGATCCGGCATCTGACTTGGATATAGGATAGCTGCCGTTTCCCGTCATTGGATAACCGGCAAAACCTCTAACGGGCGTCCCTTGACCGTAATCTGTGTACGGATCACCTGGCGTATAAGGCACGCGAGTCATACTGCCCGGACGGCCAAAAACGTGGTCGTCATCACCGGCAAGGGCAGGTATCTGGCAAGCAAAACCGGCAGCCAAAAGCAGAGGCATAAGCTTCGCCAGCTCTTTCTCTTTTGCCAATTTAGTTGTCTTTGTGTTTTGCATTGCGCTTGTCTGATCGGTACTTTGGGGGCTTTTACCCCAGTTGGCTAACATTAACTTGCAGCCTGCCCGTTGTCTGTGGGGTTATTACGCAACGGCTTGCGGTTAATACGAATTGGGGCCGCATTAAGGAAGTTTGATCAGAAATTCGTCTTAGATTTAACCAAGCAAAAAATCAAAAAAAGCCGGAAAGTCCGATCCCTAGATCGTTTCGCATCACGGGCGGTATCACACCTGCAAAATCAAAACTGCTGGCACATTTGCAAACTTGCCGTTATCATATTAAGCATTGAAGGGGAGACGACACCGTGGACAGTGCCAGCCAACATTTAACGAACTCACTTACTAATTTTTCAATTCCCGCACACGATCAAAATCTCAGTCTTGAAGGCCTCGAAGGTCTCTTTAACTGGGCTTCTGATCTGGTGGCTGACGGGCAGGATCCTCAAGTCAAACAAGTCAACGAACAAAAACTGCGTCGCCGGGTTTTAGAAGTAGTGCAACAAGCTCGCGAACAAAAGGTTGCCAGCGAAGTAAGCACTGAAGTTGCTTATCTACAAAGAAGAGTAATGGCACTTTTGAACGGACTCAGCTCAATGAGCAACGAGAATGCCGAATTAAAACAGATCATTCTTTTGCAAACCTTTGCCATGCAAGCAATTCCAGAGTTAGAAGCAGAAGTCAAGAAGCTTCAAGGTTTTGAAACCGAGCGCAAACACCTACTAGCTACTCAAGAGTCGCTCATGAATACGGTATCCAAGATCAAAATCGAGCGTGACATCATTGATGATCTCTTGCGCGTGGTTGAACTGGAAAACGATCGCCTGGGTAGAAAACTTAACGAAGCCAGAGAACAAGTTACCGTTTTGTCGTCGCGCCGCTGGTGGCATTACTTCACACCAAAGTTTATGCGCAGCAACCAAATTCTTGACGTGAACAAGGGCTAAGCCGAAGCGTCACCCGGAAGCTTACCTTCAAAGCCGCGTTTAGTCGGCACGTAATATTTTCTGCCCTTTAATTCCTTGGGCATACAGTCCATATCCGCTTTGCCCCCTTCATAATCATGGGCATATTTGTATCCGGACGAATAACCAATCTCTTTCATTAACTTCGTCGGTGCGTTGCGCAGATGCAATGGCACTGGATGCTGAACCGTATTCAAAGCATCTTTAGCGGCCGAATTGTAAGCCGCGTACACGCTATTTGATTTTGGAGCAGTTGCCATGTAAACAACAGACTGCGCTAAAGCAATTTTGCATTCAGGCATACCGATGAGTTCAACCGCCTGCATGGCTGAGACTGCCTGAGGCAATGCTTGCGGAGCAGCAAGCCCAATATCTTCCGATGCAAATCTGACAAGACGTCTGGCAATGTATAAAGGATCTTCGCCCGCTTCCAACATTCTAGCCAACCAATACAACGACGCATCAACATCGGAATTACGAATTGACTTATGCAGTGCGGAAATCAAATTGAAATGATGTTCGCCGTCTTTGTCATACTTCAGTACAGCTTGTTGAACCGCTTGTTTTATATCCGCTTCAGACAACTCATTTGCGCCACGTCTTTTTGCAACCAAGACCGCCAATTCCAAACTGTTAAGCGCAGTTCGTGCATCGCCAGACGCGTAAGTAGCTAAAAAACTCAGCAAGTCATCTGATACCACCAAAGATTCATTGCCCAAACCACGAACTTTGTCTTCCAAAGCGCGACGCAAAATAAAAACGACATCATCCACTCCTAATTCATCCAGGACAAATACTTTCAATCGAGAAAGCAAAGCCGAATTGATTTCAAAAGAAGGATTTTCAGTTGTTGCACCAATTAAAACAATTGTGCCGTTTTCCACGTAAGGCAAAAACGCATCTTGTTGCGCCTTATTGAAGCGATGAATCTCATCGACAAACAAAACAGTCCGCCGCTTTTCAAAATTCATGAAGACTTCAGCTTCAGCCATCAGCGCCTTAATTTCTTTAATGCCGGCAATAACCGCCGAAAAAGAAACCCATTTACTGTTTGTCTTATTGGCAATTATCCGAGCCAAAGTAGTCTTTCCAGTACCCGGCGGACCCCACAGAATGAAAGACGAAAGCTGGTCACCTTCAACCATCTGCCGCAAAAGCCCACCCTCAGCCAAAAGCCTATCCTGGCCGACGAACTCATCGAGGTCGGTAGGACGCATACGCTCTGCTAGTGGCTGTTTCGAGTCCATAGGTTAGCGACCAAGCATAAACACTGATGGGAGCAGCGTCCCAAGGAAACAGATGATCATTAACCAGATAATGGCTTTATAGTTCCGCCGAAAGAAGTCAAGCATAAACGCCTCGATTACTGCCCCACTACATATATAAGGTAGGGACAAGCGCCTATTTTATCTCAAAATCGCCCGGGTTTGCCCGGACGCAAGGACATCAAGGAACCCTAAGCATCTGCTTTGTGGAGTACGGCATGAATACTGGCTGCCAGTTTGGCAGAAACTCCAGGAACTTCTGCCAACTCCACTACAGTTGCTTGTTTTATTTTGTCGAATGAACCAAAGTGATCCAGTAGCAATTTTCTGCGCTGAGGTCCAACACCTGGTAAATCGTCCATCCCGGAAACTAATGATCTTTTCGCGCGGCGCTTGCGGTGAAAGGTAACTGCGAATCTGTGCGCTTCGTCTCGTACACGTTGCAGTAAGTGCAATGCCTCACCCCTGCGCGGAAGAAGTACCGGATCAGATTTGCCAGGTAGGTAAACTTCTTCCTGTTTTTTGGCTAAGCCAACAATATCGATATCATTGATACCTAATTCAGTGAGCGCTTCTTTCGCCGCACCAAGTTGTCCTTTTCCACCATCAATAATAATGAGGTCAGGCATTGATTTGCCCTCTTCCGTGATGCGCTTATAGCGCCGGCCAACAACTTCTTTCATTGAAGCAAAGTCGTTAGCTTCACCTTCTACTCCGCGGATTTTAAAAGTCCGGTAGTCTGATTTCTTGCTTTGCGCGTTTTGGAAAACAACCATCGAAGCAACGTTGTCCACGCCTTGAATGTTTGAAATGTCGAAGCACTCAATTCGACGAGGCAATTTACTTAAATTGAGTTCTTCCTTGAGATTAGACAATAAGAGCGCCGTCTTTTGATCTTCATGCGTTTCTTCTTCAAGCATTTGCATCAAGTGCGATTGCGCATTTTTCATTGCAAGATCAATTAATTCTGACTTGCGTCCTTTTTTCGGTGTAATAACTTTAACGTTCCTTTTGGCTTTACCGGTGAGCATTTCCGTCAATGCTTCCGTATCTTCAAGATCAAGGCTGACCAAAACTTCTTTCGGCACTGCGACGTCTTCGCAAGCAGTGTAGTACTGATCAACGAAACTCTGAAAAGCTTCCTGCGCGCTTGTCTTTTCCACCAGCGGTAAAGTATAAGTATCGGAAGCAACCAACATACCTTCTCTGACACGCAACAAACAAATGGCTACGGTCTTTTCGGTGTGCGCTTCGGCAAGCACATCTTGACTGAGTTTTTTGTCTGCAACAAATACTTGTTGCCTCTCAACTACTGTCTCCAATGCGCGAATACGGTTACGAATCTTAGCAGCCTTTTCGTACTCAAGTTCCTTGGACGCTACAGTCATCTGTCTTTTCATTAGATCCAGAACTTCATTCTGGCGCCCGGCCAAAAACATCTCAACTTGGCCGACCATGATGTCGTATTCAGCCTCACCAACTAGTTTCTGGCAAGGAGCTAGACAAAGACCGATGTGATAATTCATGCACGGACGATCTTTAAATGGCGGAGTTCTCTTTTGACGCATAGGAAAAACCTTGCGCAAAATTCGCACTGTCTGCCACATCAAACCAGCTTCTACGTATGGGCCGAATACTTTCGCTTTAGGATTTGTCTTGCGAAACTTTGATGGCTCTCTCACCATGATCAGACGTGGAAAAGGTTCATCATAAGTAATAGCCAACCACGGATAACGCTTATCGTCTTTGAGCGCCACATTGTATCGGGGTCTATGACGTCTCACCAAAGTAGACTCAAGGATGAGCGCTTCCTTTTCGGAATTGGTCAAGATAGTTTCGATGCACACTATTTTCGGCATCATAACTAAGAGCTTAGGGCGCTCGCGCCAGCCGGTGCTATTCCAATAGGATTTAACACGCGATCTGAGGCTTAAAGCCTTTCCTATATATACAATTTCTTGGTCTTCGTCCTTAAATAGGTACACGCCAGGAGTGTCCGGAAGGGAGGCAAGCTGCCGTTCCAACTCGTCACTTAATTTCTTCTCGCGACTGGGCTCTTCAGAGCCTGCGCTCTTCCTTGCCAATCCAACACCTACATTAAAAGGGCTTGCCGTATCTAATTCTACATTTTACCGGCTAAATATCGCTGGCGAGCATGCCAAAAGGGCGCATGCAATGCGCCCCTACACGGACTGGAAAGTCGGGTCTGGTTTAGGCTGAGGGGACATGTCTTGAGCGGGGGATTTGCGGCGGGAAGTCTTAAAGCCCGGCATAGCAGCCTCGAGAGCTTCGCTCAAGTATTCAACGGTGATTACTTCCAAGCTGCCTTTTTTGAAGCCAGTCAATTCGTTACCGGCTGAGACAATGGCTTTGGTGAAGCCCATGCGCTGGCACTCTTTGAGACGGCGATCAATGGCTGCCACAGGTCTCAATTCACCTGATAGTCCAAGTTCACCGATAACAACTAGTCCGGGATCAACGGAGCGATCCAGAGAAGATGTTGCAACTGCCAGCGCGACTCCCAGATCGCCTGCCGGATCTGAAAATTCAAATCCACCAACTACGTTTACATAAACATCTTCACGAGCCAATGAAAGACCAGCTTTCTTTTCCAGCACTGCCAATATTTGCAAGACTCTGCTCAAATCAAAACCATTGGCTACACGTCGTGGGCTCGGATATGCGGATGTGCCAACAAGTGCTTGGACTTCCAGAAGTAACGTTCTTGTTCCTTCACCCGTTGCCACAATTGCTGTACCTGATGCGGCTTGCTTGTGTCCAAGTCGTTTCAATCTATCAGCAAGAAATAAAGCACTCGGATTATCAACTTCCTTCAGTCCTTCTTCCTTCATAGAGAAGATCGCCACTTCTGAAGTTGAACCGAATCTATTTTTTACTGCACGCAAAATTCTCAGTTGTCCGTGACGTTCGCCTTCAAATTGAAGTA
It encodes:
- the uvrC gene encoding excinuclease ABC subunit UvrC; this encodes MARKSAGSEEPSREKKLSDELERQLASLPDTPGVYLFKDEDQEIVYIGKALSLRSRVKSYWNSTGWRERPKLLVMMPKIVCIETILTNSEKEALILESTLVRRHRPRYNVALKDDKRYPWLAITYDEPFPRLIMVREPSKFRKTNPKAKVFGPYVEAGLMWQTVRILRKVFPMRQKRTPPFKDRPCMNYHIGLCLAPCQKLVGEAEYDIMVGQVEMFLAGRQNEVLDLMKRQMTVASKELEYEKAAKIRNRIRALETVVERQQVFVADKKLSQDVLAEAHTEKTVAICLLRVREGMLVASDTYTLPLVEKTSAQEAFQSFVDQYYTACEDVAVPKEVLVSLDLEDTEALTEMLTGKAKRNVKVITPKKGRKSELIDLAMKNAQSHLMQMLEEETHEDQKTALLLSNLKEELNLSKLPRRIECFDISNIQGVDNVASMVVFQNAQSKKSDYRTFKIRGVEGEANDFASMKEVVGRRYKRITEEGKSMPDLIIIDGGKGQLGAAKEALTELGINDIDIVGLAKKQEEVYLPGKSDPVLLPRRGEALHLLQRVRDEAHRFAVTFHRKRRAKRSLVSGMDDLPGVGPQRRKLLLDHFGSFDKIKQATVVELAEVPGVSAKLAASIHAVLHKADA
- a CDS encoding DUF4064 domain-containing protein, producing the protein MQSSWNDPINSQNPSAGGSSGTSSDSSDPAYETTPPKPYDHNVPNFPQGHGEATNLAQQAAEQNMDWKVTWDLTNPMGMGNDVYNGLHQWYTDDIFDNLFAGIGQLFGKWLYEFITGWMCDVVRFLTGALATFVLNPNIANNVAQGKDDISLSVHKMADIMMSIAIDLLLLLFILCIWKYWAEANWRGMLNPMGSVMRLISTAGVLLAWPTVYSFVTELANQMIKAIWFNTADSMAEFDQAIVTIIKAGLVDTAAGLVSALAPVMGTVGTNVGFGGWVLGAVGGTVSFAAELIFGLLTAIIIGQLLVILMLKAVQTAILIAQYMFAPLFIVFFAVPDTESFTVKYMYSFVIVSLWTFVWLALFRLLIIVLNSANNPWGKILLVLGILQLMIQGPAFMMSGSIEPKLSFLDAKDIIDKVRGVPGVAAGAVSSLWKGVQGGPTPVPSSSTINASASPAFAAYGANQAMPAGAAAGGTGPALATAGSAAATNTPGQPLGLPGPRILGLGGPSAPGTPGGGPNPTPGPTPGLGGGGATFSSAGATTASAGATGTPLTGQGPTIGGGPGGVGAGAMPPGKQAQTAFNAADIFGPKTKFKNDIGSFVGDIADGDVGIAYGENDKAGYVFDSKSDLKQINIPQGSSQEDIGRRVLVGASARLINSNDLAKHTAEHGSQKMGYDAPQSGDLQRANIEGKDYKESTIGKFRAREGAQRYAVEGAEAYYRNEKGNDYTAMLRQMHGDWSGDRQADVDSMMVDTQRPDSPWNASYGTVGDNLSSLAMKPTVQNRAAAGNPWIMSMNKGQQAKAIRAVSAYIQAQPGVAGLEGAELSSTLGNLSNSLDAQDVDVITQVYVKSNGAELPTLNQDIKAGIQTLTSSGHIRQAGTAYSILGSYSGKSTVRSRIEAGVNFIQAARDAGMSEMQLQHKDMVEVGKLIDNFTANNETEIIPDLAVSAKVLGAGDTTVNTAYTVNAMRTQNWDVSRINAQQLRAAETILNNGGIPSMSAVNSMLGNRGPKGRNP
- the radA gene encoding DNA repair protein RadA; protein product: MPKSKSRWVCQECGFASSGFLGRCTECGAWSSLVEEISTESTGKGRLKESSKVESKPITLDFVQPADEARFPSGLKQVDEVLGGGVVAGSVILLAGDPGIGKSTMLLQMARLMAKRGRVLYVSAEESAQQVRLRAARIGRSFTGEDEEVDVLITSEQNLDSIERYIIESKPDLVVIDSIQSIYHPDISSAPGSVGQVRECAGVLQVLAKSRGISMIIVGHVTKDGSIAGPRVLEHIVDVVLQFEGERHGQLRILRAVKNRFGSTSEVAIFSMKEEGLKEVDNPSALFLADRLKRLGHKQAASGTAIVATGEGTRTLLLEVQALVGTSAYPSPRRVANGFDLSRVLQILAVLEKKAGLSLAREDVYVNVVGGFEFSDPAGDLGVALAVATSSLDRSVDPGLVVIGELGLSGELRPVAAIDRRLKECQRMGFTKAIVSAGNELTGFKKGSLEVITVEYLSEALEAAMPGFKTSRRKSPAQDMSPQPKPDPTFQSV
- a CDS encoding replication-associated recombination protein A, with translation MDSKQPLAERMRPTDLDEFVGQDRLLAEGGLLRQMVEGDQLSSFILWGPPGTGKTTLARIIANKTNSKWVSFSAVIAGIKEIKALMAEAEVFMNFEKRRTVLFVDEIHRFNKAQQDAFLPYVENGTIVLIGATTENPSFEINSALLSRLKVFVLDELGVDDVVFILRRALEDKVRGLGNESLVVSDDLLSFLATYASGDARTALNSLELAVLVAKRRGANELSEADIKQAVQQAVLKYDKDGEHHFNLISALHKSIRNSDVDASLYWLARMLEAGEDPLYIARRLVRFASEDIGLAAPQALPQAVSAMQAVELIGMPECKIALAQSVVYMATAPKSNSVYAAYNSAAKDALNTVQHPVPLHLRNAPTKLMKEIGYSSGYKYAHDYEGGKADMDCMPKELKGRKYYVPTKRGFEGKLPGDASA